The following are from one region of the Capsicum annuum cultivar UCD-10X-F1 chromosome 1, UCD10Xv1.1, whole genome shotgun sequence genome:
- the LOC107851223 gene encoding probable complex I intermediate-associated protein 30 isoform X2 produces MSRFRSLLQASLNATRKVLAGNIEDLIPPSERYIFNFSSKDELKNWHLYSDSEYGGLSSAALEIKDTGNGSTSVGVFSGNLSLDVIEGSKWNMTRSGFCGMRSKKFDGFIDLDGYDTIALKLKGDGRCYISTIYTENWVNSPGQDEDNSWQAFVSVPKDNNWYIAKIPLTRYAPTWRGNIINARMEMNPARIVGMSLSVNAEGGVPGAKSGPGDFEVKVDWIKALRMQ; encoded by the exons TACTCGCGGGGAACATTGAAGACCTAATTCCACCCAGTGAAAGATACATTTTCAACTTTAGTTCAAAGGATGAGCTCAAGAATTGGCATTTGTACTCAGATTCAGAATATGGAG GTCTATCCTCAGCAGCTTTGGAGATTAAGGACACTGGAAATGGGTCAACTagtgttg GTGTTTTCTCCGGAAACCTCTCTTTGGATGTTATAGAAGGATCAAAGTGGAATATGACTCGAAGTGGCTTTTGTGGAATGCGGTCTAAAAAG TTCGATGGCTTCATTGATTTGGATGGATATGACACAATAGCTCTTAAACTTAAAGGGGATGGAAGATGCTATATTTCTACA ATATACACAGAGAATTGGGTCAATAGTCCAGGACAAGATGAAGATAATTCATGGCAGGCATTTGTTTCTGTGCCAAAAGATAATAACTGGTATATCGCAAAG ATCCCTCTTACTCGTTATGCACCTACATGGAGAGGGAACATAATAAACGCAAGGATGGAGATGAATCCAGCTCGAATCGTTGGTATGTCTCTATCTGTCAATGCCGAAGGTGGTGTTCCAGGTGCGAAGTCTGGGCCTGGTGATTTCGAAGTTAAAGTTGATTGGATCAAAGCCTTGCGGATGCAGTAA